DNA sequence from the Cohnella herbarum genome:
ATGCGGTATAATGCGTTACGCCCCGGCCGAGCACCCGGCCATCGGAATTGACGACTTCCACGACTTCTCCGGGGTGGAACTCGCCTTCGGCGGCAATGATACCTGCGGGAAGCAAACTGCGGCCTTTGTTGAGCAGGGCATCCTCGGCTCCGGCATCGACGACGATCCGGCCTTGGGGGACGGAGAGAAACCCGACCCAATGTTTCTTGGCGGACAGGGAATGCAGAGAAGAGGCGAAATAAGTGCCTTTGCCGTGTCCAGCGACCGCCGCTAGGAGATCGCCCGGCTCGGATACGCGTCCGACGAAGAGAGGAACGCCGCCTTGCATCGCGATGCGGGCCGCCTCGATCTTGGAACGCATGCCGCCGGTGCCCACGGACGAACCGGCTCCGCCGGCGATCCGGTACAACTCGTCGGATAGAACTTCCACGCGTTCGATTCTTACGGCATCCGGAACTTTACGAGGATCCCCGGTATAGACGCCATCCATGTCCGTCAAGATGTATAAGCCGTCGGCTTTAACCAGATTAGCGACTAGCGCGGACAAGGAGTCGTTTTCGCCGAATTTGATTTCGTCCACGGCGACGGTGTCGTTCTCGTTAATAATCGGGATGGCTTGCTGTTTCAGCAGTTCTTCGATCGTTCTCGTCGCATTCTGAGCCCGGCTTCGATTGCTGAAATCGGGTCTGGTAAGCAGAATTTGGGCGGCGATGACGCCGCTTGCGTTTAAGGCCTCTTGGTAGGCTTCCATTAACAGCGCTTGGCCGACGGCGGCGGCCGCTTGTTTCTCGTGAACCAGCTTCGGTCGGGAGCTATACCCGAGACGGCGGAAACCAGCCGCGATAGCGCCCGAAGTGACTAACAGAACTTGATGTCCGTCGGCATGCAAAGAGGCGAGTTCATCCGCGAAAAATCGAACATGTTGACGGTTTAATCCGCCCTCGTCCGAAGTAAGAGAGCTGCTTCCAATTTTGACAACGATACGTTTTCCCATAAGTTCAACCCCTTATCAAGCCATACAAAAAACTCCAGTCCTAAACAAAGGACGGGAGTTTAACTTCCGCGGTACCACCTTCATTGACGGCACCTGTAAATAGAGGCAACCGTCCTCTCAAGACCCTGATAACAGCAGGAACTGTCCGGCTCATCGCCGTCCGCTCGGGGATGGGGGAAGCGGGGGACAAGGTAAATTCTCTCAGCCTAGAAATTTACTCTCTGAACATGTCCGAATCCGATTCGTTTCCCGTCAATGCGTTCATATGGCCGCGCCGAATTCCGATCGGCGTCGAATTATCCTAAGAATACCATGCCCCATAAGGCTTGTAAAGAAACGAGGGGCAATGTTCACGGTTTAGAACAGCCCTAATTTTCCGATTCTAGCCGCGACTTCGCGCAAGCGGTCTTCGGTTGTGAGCAAGCCAAGTCTCACGTAACCTTCTCCGTTTTCTCCGAATCCGGAGCCGGGAGCTACGACGACGTCGGCCTGTTCCAGCAACAAGTCGGCGAAAGACATCGAAGTATGGCCTTTCGGAACGGGGAGCCAGCAGAAGAAAGAGCCTGCCGGTTTGGTCGCTTTCCAACCGATCTCCTCGAGAGCTCCGTAGAGCGCGTTACGCCTGCTTTCATAAGTAGCAACCAGCTCGCGTACCGATTGCTGAGAGCCGGATAACGCTTCCGCCGCTGCTTCTTGAATCCCGCCGAAAAGACTGCAATACATATGATCTTGAATAAGGTTGATCATTTCGATGATTTCCGGATTGCCGAGCGCGAAACCGACCCGCCATCCGGCCATGTTATACGATTTGGATAACGTATAAAACTCGACTCCGACTTCCTTGGCGCCCGGCGTCTCCAGAAAACTGATCGGGCGATTGCCGTCGAAGCCGATCGCTCCGTAAGCGAAGTCGCTAGCGACGACAACTCCGTTGTTCTTGGCGAAAGCGACGGTTTGTTCGTAAAATTCAGGCGTAGCCGTCGCCGAAGTCGGATTGTTGGGGTAGTTGAGAAACATAAGCTTGGCGCGTTCGAGATCAGCCGGGGCTATGGCGCTATAGTCCGGAAGAAAATCGTTCTTTTCCTTAAGAGGCATGAATGACATCTCGGCGCCGGCAAGCGCTACACCCGACCAATAATCGGGATATCCCGGATCCGGAACGAGACATACGTCGCCGGGATTGAGCAGGCATTGGCTGATCTCGATCAAACCGGATTTACCGCCGAATAGGACGGCAACTTCCGTTTCGGGATTCAACTCTACTCCGTAGTCTTCCGAATATCGCTTGGCGACGGCTTCTTTCAAAAAAGGAAATCCGCGGAAAGGCGGATATTTGTGATATTTAGCGTTTTCCGCTGCGCTTTGCAGTCTTCGAACGATCGTCGGAGGCGTCGGAAGATCCGGATTTCCTTGTCCGAGATTGATGACGTCGCTTCCGGTCGCCGCTCTTGCGTTGGCTTTGGCGACCAATGCGGCGAAAAATTGCTCAGGCAACTTTTGAAGCCTTTTGGCCGGTGCAATAGTAAAGGTCATGCTGAATCGTCACGCTCCGTCATGCATAAGTTTTGGATACGATGAATGTAGCACAATGAAACCTGCTCGGCAACGGATTTAAGGATGTTTTTACAAAAAATCTGAGTTAACGGATAGGAATTATTAATTCGCTCGTTTCAAGTTGCCGTATATCCGTCTATGCAGTACGATGGGAGTCATAGCGAACGCGAAGTAAACGGTAGGAGTGAATCGAGATGTCAACCCCATTGCGCCTTGCGCTGATCCAGATGAATATTGAAGCCGGAAATCCCGAAGCGAACTTTGCGAAAATGGAAGCGAAGCTGGAGGAGGCAGCCGCGCTCGATCCCAAGCCGGATTTGATTATCCTTCCCGAAATGTGGAACACGGGTTACGCGTTAACGGAAATAGCGACGTTAGCTGATGCGGATGGAAAACGTACAAAGGCTATCGTTTCGGAGTTTTGCAGAAAATACGAAGTCAACGTTCTGGCCGGTTCCATCGCTCAATTGCGAGGCGATGCGGTAACGAACACGATACACGTATTCGACAGGGAAGGTACGTCGGTTGCGGAGTATAGTAAAATCCATCTTTTTCAGCTCATGAACGAACATTTGCACTTGGAAGCGGGGGACATTCCCGGACATTTCGAATTAGAAGGTACCCCGGCAGCGGCGATGATCTGTTATGACATCCGTTTCCCGGAGTTGGCGCGCAAGCTGGCTTTAGGCGGAGCGAAAATATTGTTCGTTCCGGCGGAGTGGCCGCATCCTCGCTTGCACCATTGGCGGACGTTGCTGCAAGCGCGGGCAATCGAGAATCAAATGTACGTCGTATCATGCAATACGGTCGGAGAGAGCGGCGGCGCGAATTTCTTCGGCCATTCCATGATCATCGATCCATGGGGCGAAGTGATCGCGGAAGCCGAGGAGAAGGAGACGATCCTAGTCGCGAACGTCGACCTCGCGCTTGTTGACGAAGTCAGGGGCCGAATACCGGTATTCTCGGATCGCAGACCGGCGATATACGAGTGAAGGTGTCGCCCCTTCGAGTAACTAAACTCAGCGCACTCTGTATGTTCATCTACTTCGCGATTTTCTCTAACGTCGCCCGGAAAGTCGCAATGAAGGCCTCGGCGGCATTGGACAAATAACGTCCTTTCCGATAAGCGATAACGAGCGTCCTCGTAGGGTTTCCCTCCAACGTTAAGTATACCGGGGCACGTCCTTGCCAGTCATTGCGGGTGACCATTTTTGGCAAGAAGGCGATTCCCATTCCGGCGGCTACGAGCGACTGGACCGTTTCGATATTGCCGCTCTCGAAAACGACTCTCGGGTCGAAGCCGGCGGATTGGCATAAATCGTGGGCGATCGCGCGGAAGCCTTGTCCTTTCTTCAATAGAACGAACGGCTCGTCTCGCAGTCTGGCTATCGGAATGATCGCGTCCTTGAACTCGGGCTCGGCTAGCGGATGATCCGGCGGGACGGCGAGGCAGATGCCTTCTTCGATAACCGGCAAATAAGCAAGCGAAGGCTCGACGAGCGGGAGAGAGAGCAAGCTCACGTCCGTGCCCCCGTTGGCGGTTAGTTGCTCTAGTCGTCTGGTCGATTCTTCGATCAGCACGATTTCGATATTCGGATAAGATTCCCGGAAGACGGGGAGGACTTGCGGCAGCACGTGGGATCCGGTCATTGGTAAGCTGCCGACGACGAGCCGTCCCTTGCGCATATCCGCGATATCTTCCATTTCCTTGCGCAGTTGATCCGCCATGTCGACGATTTGTTGGGCTTTCTCGACGAAGACGGAGCCCGCGTGAGTAAGCTCTACGGAGTTGGTGCTCCGCTTGAATAATAGCACTCCTAATTCCTTCTCCAGCTTCGACAACTGCTGGCTAAGGGAGGGCTGGGCGATATGAAGCTTCTCGGCCGCGCGGGAGAAGTTTCTTTCGGTCGCGATCTGTATCGTATACAGCAATTGACGGAATTCCATCACCATAACCTCTTTTCATTAACTGTGTTTATTGGTGCTTCATAGTCTGGAACTATTAACCTTATAGATATTATATCTTGGAACAATGAAAGAATAAATGTTAAGATGGATTCAACTTAAAGTGAGTGTTCAAAAAGTCAGGTTTTCAGCATTTTTGAACTACTTCTTAAAAGAGTCCTTCCTATTGGGGTGAACAGAGACATGAGTAAACAAACAATGTTCGAGAAAATTTGGAACAACCACGTCATCGTCGCTGAAGAAGGAAAGCCTAGCATCCTTTACATCGACCTGCATCTGGTGCACGAAGTAACATCTCCGCAAGCATTCGAAGGCTTGCGCTTGTCCGGACGCAAAGTAAGACGTCCGGAACTGACATTCGCGACTATGGATCACAACGTACCTACGAAAGACCGTTTCAACATTTCCGATCCGATTTCGAAGCAGCAGGTGGATACTTTAACGACCAACTGCCAAGAATTCGGCGTTAAGCTGTACGACTTGAACACGATCGACCAAGGCGTCGTTCACGTTATGGGACCCGAGCTCGGCTTGACTCATCCCGGCAAAACGATCGTATGCGGAGACAGCCATACGTCCACGCATGGCGCGTTCGGCGCGTTGGCGTTCGGTATCGGAACAAGCGAAGTAGAGCACGTTCTCGCTACGCAATGCTTG
Encoded proteins:
- the proB gene encoding glutamate 5-kinase; this translates as MGKRIVVKIGSSSLTSDEGGLNRQHVRFFADELASLHADGHQVLLVTSGAIAAGFRRLGYSSRPKLVHEKQAAAAVGQALLMEAYQEALNASGVIAAQILLTRPDFSNRSRAQNATRTIEELLKQQAIPIINENDTVAVDEIKFGENDSLSALVANLVKADGLYILTDMDGVYTGDPRKVPDAVRIERVEVLSDELYRIAGGAGSSVGTGGMRSKIEAARIAMQGGVPLFVGRVSEPGDLLAAVAGHGKGTYFASSLHSLSAKKHWVGFLSVPQGRIVVDAGAEDALLNKGRSLLPAGIIAAEGEFHPGEVVEVVNSDGRVLGRGVTHYTAWQITAVAGLSSEEAMKRVEVSRIEVIHRDEWVVSTMIKEANSHE
- a CDS encoding pyridoxal phosphate-dependent aminotransferase, whose translation is MTFTIAPAKRLQKLPEQFFAALVAKANARAATGSDVINLGQGNPDLPTPPTIVRRLQSAAENAKYHKYPPFRGFPFLKEAVAKRYSEDYGVELNPETEVAVLFGGKSGLIEISQCLLNPGDVCLVPDPGYPDYWSGVALAGAEMSFMPLKEKNDFLPDYSAIAPADLERAKLMFLNYPNNPTSATATPEFYEQTVAFAKNNGVVVASDFAYGAIGFDGNRPISFLETPGAKEVGVEFYTLSKSYNMAGWRVGFALGNPEIIEMINLIQDHMYCSLFGGIQEAAAEALSGSQQSVRELVATYESRRNALYGALEEIGWKATKPAGSFFCWLPVPKGHTSMSFADLLLEQADVVVAPGSGFGENGEGYVRLGLLTTEDRLREVAARIGKLGLF
- a CDS encoding carbon-nitrogen family hydrolase, with amino-acid sequence MSTPLRLALIQMNIEAGNPEANFAKMEAKLEEAAALDPKPDLIILPEMWNTGYALTEIATLADADGKRTKAIVSEFCRKYEVNVLAGSIAQLRGDAVTNTIHVFDREGTSVAEYSKIHLFQLMNEHLHLEAGDIPGHFELEGTPAAAMICYDIRFPELARKLALGGAKILFVPAEWPHPRLHHWRTLLQARAIENQMYVVSCNTVGESGGANFFGHSMIIDPWGEVIAEAEEKETILVANVDLALVDEVRGRIPVFSDRRPAIYE
- a CDS encoding LysR family transcriptional regulator — encoded protein: MEFRQLLYTIQIATERNFSRAAEKLHIAQPSLSQQLSKLEKELGVLLFKRSTNSVELTHAGSVFVEKAQQIVDMADQLRKEMEDIADMRKGRLVVGSLPMTGSHVLPQVLPVFRESYPNIEIVLIEESTRRLEQLTANGGTDVSLLSLPLVEPSLAYLPVIEEGICLAVPPDHPLAEPEFKDAIIPIARLRDEPFVLLKKGQGFRAIAHDLCQSAGFDPRVVFESGNIETVQSLVAAGMGIAFLPKMVTRNDWQGRAPVYLTLEGNPTRTLVIAYRKGRYLSNAAEAFIATFRATLEKIAK